Genomic window (Notolabrus celidotus isolate fNotCel1 chromosome 15, fNotCel1.pri, whole genome shotgun sequence):
GCCGTCAGAGCTCCGTTCACGTCCTGTTTGTTGGCAATAAGAATCAACGGACGGCCCCTTAGCTGCTCGCTCCTCAGGGTGCCCTCAAGTTCTCTGCGCGCCTCCTCCACGCGCGCCCTGTCCGAGCTGTCCACCACAAACACTACAGCTGCTGCGTCCTGGTGGAAACTCTTCCAGTGCTCGCGCATCTTGACCTGTCCACCGACGTCCCACAAAGTCACTGCGATGTTCTTACGGTTCTTTTTCGCCTCTAGCATTTCAACGTTGAAGCCTACGGTAGGGACGGTGCTGACACACGCGTTATGCCTAAGTTTGTAGAGGAGAGTTGATTTCCCAGCGTTGTCCAGGCCCAGAAGTAGAACATGGGCTTCTGGTAGTTTAGATCCTCGCAGCCCCATGATAATTTGGAGCAGTAAAGACGGTCAACTGAGGAGAGAAAGGCACGTCTTCCTCTTTTCTGACGCAGTGTTAGCTGAGTGCGTGGACCGAGGTTTAATAGATGACCCATTAACTCCATGCTGACTGTAACTCTATTACTGATAAGGCGCCATACAAAGGGGGCAAAGTTTGTACCAACCAGAGATGATCCCTTTTTATAATGGCTGTATAAAACAGTTACAGACAGATTAGACCAACATTATTTTACTGTGACAGGGTTCTCATCTTGTCATGCATGGGTCATAAATTGTTATTCTTAGTTCACAGGGAGACATTCTGTCACTATAGCTGCTCTTATTAGGACCCTCATAGGCGCGATGCATTTCTACTGATAACAAACATCGAAATTTCAAagaattcaaagaaaacaatacattttttaagggCCATATCTGCATTGGACAAAATTTGCAGGTAAAAAGAAGTAAGAGTACCCAGACTTTATTTGCgaataaaaataatgcagtttaTCAACCTTGAACCACCATTATCCTCCTTCATACAGCCCCCAAATCATTCATTTCAACGTACATTTGAAACATTCAACACAGTCCCTCTGTGACATTCtcttgataaaaatgtaaaacttcaAGTTGTAACCACTGAGATGCTACATCACTCTCACCTGACTTCCTGAAACTTTTCATGGctcataaaacaacaaaaccaaaATGTTATGCTGATTTGACTCCACTCAATTATCCATTTCTGGACAAACAttcttaaaataacataaatagtCTAGAATCTTCGGGTGGGCGAACTTATAGTTCCACTCCTTCATATTCAAGTGCtcattaataaatcaataaaaaattcaaaaacccCTCTGTGATGTGGTATAAAATACACCATATAATTCTAATGAAGaatatgaataaaagaaaaaaagtaaatgtaaatggATAAATAAGACTTGGTCAGCCATTGAAAGATACACCATGACACAGTTGGCTAAACTGAACTCTGTTGACAAACCAGACTGGTTGATTCAAATAACAAATGTGAGGTGGTATCAAAATGCGTTTGCATCCAAAAGTAGCTCTTTGCATTGACTACACCAAAGCTCTCCCTTTATCTACTCCACAAACTCTGAGAGTTTGGAGTATTTAttctcaataaaaaaatataagttACAAAAATGTTGGAAACTAGGCATTTCCAAAGCACATCGTTTCGGTGCGCATGACGCAAACTCCACCTCATGTAATTCCCCTTCAGCAGTTGGACTGAATTTTTGAACGTCCCATGTAGACTAAATCAATAAATTTCAGCGATCAGTCCAGCCATCTTCCCCGCAGTGTCTGTGAGACGATTTGAATACACCTGGAGTCCGCACAATGCATAAGGAGGCGCTACAGACGCGCACCTTTGCGCGCAGAGACCCAAAAACATCCTGCTGCGCGGAAAATGCCAAACCTCAAGGAAATCATCCAGTCAAGAAGCGCTTGACTTAGTTCCCACGATGAATTTATTGGCTTTTCTCCTGAAGATTGTATTTCTGTGTCATGTTCTTGTCCATTTTTCTTCTGGCTTTACCCACACACCGCCAGTGGGGTTATCCATCACGTACACCAGCCCCCCAGAATCACGGCGGCTTTGGGACCAGGAATGGAGTGCTGATTTCTCCAGTGAGCGGTTGGACGAGTGAAGTTGGTTGTTCACCCTTTTCTGAAAGCGGACAGCAGAGGCTGGAGTGGAACACACGTCCGTCTTCTGATACATGCCATCTGCGCCATCGCGCTGGAAAATCACCCGTGCCTCCATGGAGGATTTGGAGCTATGTTGTCCCATCTTGCACCTTTGATTCCAAAATtacttattttcttgtaaaaaaaatctccaaGTTTTGCTTCTCTCTGACTTGGCTGAAAGACAAGTTTCTTCTGTTGGGCCTGTGCACACTTGTCTCACttataaagtgccaaatccAAGATTAAAGGGGGGAGAGTTCCCGCAACTGTGCAGACTGACGCAGTTGTCTTTATGGTTATTAGACTCCTGTCAGTAGTGACAAGGCTCTTGGTATTTGTATGAGTCCATGTCCCAGTTATTCTGGTCTCGCCACCTGTTGCAGACTGTCACGAAACTTGGCT
Coding sequences:
- the LOC117827071 gene encoding ADP-ribosylation factor-like protein 14, translated to MGLRGSKLPEAHVLLLGLDNAGKSTLLYKLRHNACVSTVPTVGFNVEMLEAKKNRKNIAVTLWDVGGQVKMREHWKSFHQDAAAVVFVVDSSDRARVEEARRELEGTLRSEQLRGRPLILIANKQDVNGALTATEMKDTFHMRRICSGRDWYVQPCSASTGFGVEEAFSRVVQLAKLPSDSGAMKENIKDTVHYLKVSRKR